One Vigna unguiculata cultivar IT97K-499-35 chromosome 7, ASM411807v1, whole genome shotgun sequence genomic region harbors:
- the LOC114192060 gene encoding probable protein phosphatase 2C 15, protein MASGEGRRRHHDLVPLAALLKREMKSEKMEKPTVRFGHAAQSKKGEDYFLIKTDCQRVPGNPSSSFSVFAIFDGHNGNAAAIFTRENLLNHVLSALPRGLGRDEWLHALPRALVAGFVKTDKEFQSRGETSGTTATFVIVDRWTVTVASVGDSRCVLDAQGGAVSSLTVDHRLEENIEERERVTASGGEVGRLSIVGGAEIGPLRCWPGGLCLSRSIGDMDVGEFIVPIPYVKQVKLSKAGGRLIIASDGIWDALSSEMAAKSCRGLPAELAAMQVVKEALRTRGLKDDTTCIVVDIIPPDNELPPTPPPQKRNKLRDLLSFRKRSRDSASKLSKKLSAINIVEELFEEGSAMLAERLGNDDNLNTGQSTSGIFVCAVCQVDLAPSEGISVHAGSIFSTSSKPWQGPFLCSDCRDKKDAMEGKRPSGVKVS, encoded by the exons ATGGCCTCTGGTGAAGGGAGGCGGCGTCATCATGATCTTGTGCCTCTTGCCGCATTGCTGAAGAGAGAGATGAAGAGTGAGAAGATGGAGAAGCCTACTGTGAGGTTTGGACATGCAGCTCAGTCCAAGAAAGGGGAGGATTACTTTCTGATTAAGACAGATTGTCAGCGAGTGCCCGGGAACCCTTCATCATCCTTTTCTGTATTTGCG ATCTTTGATGGGCATAATGGAAATGCTGCTGCTATTTTTACTAGGGAGAATTTGTTAAATCATGTGTTGAGTGCTCTTCCTCGTGGGCTTGGGCGAGATGAGTGGTTGCATGCTTTACCCAGGGCATTGGTTGCGGGTTTCGTTAAGACCGACAAGGAGTTTCAGAGCCGAG GAGAAACTTCTGGAACCACAGCCACGTTTGTAATAGTGGATAGGTGGACTGTTACTGTTGCATCTGTTGGAGATTCCCGTTGTGTGCTAGATGCCCAGGGTGGTGCTGTTTCCTCCTTAACTGTTGATCACAGACTTGAAGAGAATATTGAAGA GAGGGAACGTGTAACTGCTAGTGGAGGTGAAGTTGGGAGACTTAGCATAGTTGGTGGTGCTGAG ATTGGTCCCCTTCGATGCTGGCCAGGGGGTCTATGCCTTTCTCGGTCAATTGGAGACATGGATGTTGGAGAGTTCATAGTTCCCATACCATATGTAAAACAAGTGAAG CTATCAAAGGCTGGTGGGAGGCTTATAATTGCTTCTGATGGCATATGGGATGCTCTATCCTCAGAAATGGCTGCAAAATCTTGTCGAGGTTTGCCTGCGGAACTTGCAGCTATGCAGGTTGTCAAG GAAGCACTACGAACGAGAGGATTAAAGGATGATACAACTTGCATAGTAGTTGACATAATCCCACCTGATAATGAATTGCCACCAACACCTCCCCCCCAAAAGCGGAACAAGCTGAGAGATCTTCTTTCCTTCAGAAAAAGATCCCGTGATTCTGCTAGTAAGCTGTCAAAAAAGCTTTCAGCTATAAATATAGTGGAGGAGTTGTTTGAAGAAGGATCGGCAATGCTTGCTGAAAG ATTAGGAAATGATGACAACTTGAACACGGGGCAATCAACATCTGGTATTTTTGTTTGTGCTGTTTGTCAAGTTGATCTTGCTCCAAGTGAGGGCATTTCTGTCCACGCCGGTTCAATTTTCTCCACCAGCTCCAAACCCTGGCAAGGTCCCTTTCTCTGTTCTGATTGCCGTGACAAGAAGGATGCCATGGAAGGAAAACGTCCAAGTGGAGTTAAGGTCTCATAG
- the LOC114192057 gene encoding LEAF RUST 10 DISEASE-RESISTANCE LOCUS RECEPTOR-LIKE PROTEIN KINASE-like 2.5: MSSVHEFVLLLLFCKFMPLLLAAGDQGRCPPSFHCGYLGNISFPFTITGRHDCGFLSIGNCDDQDPHTPKFIQLQANENWVQVVAISQLLSSPTTRFATFQFRDEHFYDLLQNRSCKAFVNSYTFPLISHFAAFRLPHNATLLLCDKTLNARNINMSKYNGCLGYDLYYNHFTTDDDASPSSFTACKKVLLPIKDLPDANDPFTFVTGDVTINVELTDQCSDCHYRKEGQCQLDSREQFSCANSYEETRKMSKVATALTVVASVVVVLMVLICCFRAKIFYPLFWRENPTHRVIEDILKEHGPLPTARFSYLEVKKMTNSFRNKLGQGGFGSVYKGKLHDGCVVAVKVLTVSKGNGEEFINEVVSISRTSHVNIIRLLGFCFENTHRALVYEFMPNGSLDKFIYEDKIASKDVHQLDWKILNDIAAGIARGLEYLYRGCNTRIVHFDIKPHNILLDEDFCPKIADFGLAKVCPRKESMVSLFGARGTAGYIAPEVFSRNFGAVSHKSDVYSYGMMVLEMVGKRKNIKTKVDRSSEIYFPHWIYNRLESNTELGLENVRNESEDEMVRKMTIVGLWCIQTHPSTRPTISKVVEMLESKLDFLQIPPKPYLSSPPISPTKLSYESL, encoded by the exons ATGAGTTCGGTTCATGAATTTGTATTACTGCTTCTGTTTTGTAAGTTTATGCCACTTCTCTTGGCGGCCGGAGACCAAGGAAGGTGTCCACCTTCATTTCATTGTGGATATCTTGGCAATATCAGTTTCCCTTTTACTATAACTGGACGCCACGACTGTGGTTTCTTGTCCATAGGAAATTGTGATGATCAGGATCCACATACGCCCAAATTTATCCAATTACAAGCAAATGAAAATTGGGTTCAGGTTGTAGCCATATCTCAGCTTCTTAGTAGCCCTACTACCCGTTTCGCAACTTTTCAATTCAGAGATGAACATTTCTATGACCTTCTGCAGAACCGGAGTTGTAAAGCTTTTGTAAACAGTTATACTTTTCCTCTTATTTCTCACTTTGCTGCTTTTAGATTGCCACACAACGCAACTCTGCTCTTGTGCGACAAGACCCTCAATGCCAGAAATATAAATATGAGCAAGTATAATGGGTGCCTTGGCTACGATCTCTACTACAACCACTTCACTACAGATGATGATGCGTCTCCGAGTTCTTTTACAGCGTGTAAAAAGGTCCTGCTTCCAATTAAAGACTTGCCTGACGCCAATGACCCTTTTACTTTCGTAACTGGGGATGTCACCATTAACGTAGAATTAACAGATCAATGTTCAGATTGCCACTATCGCAAAGAAGGGCAGTGTCAACTTGACAGCAGAGAGCAATTTTCTTGTGCCAACAGTTACG AGGAAACCAGAAAGATGTCGAAAGTGGCAACAG CTTTGACCGTGGTGGCTTCTGTAGTTGTAGTGCTGATGGTTTTGATTTGTTGCTTCAGAGCAAAgatcttttatcctttgttttgGAGGGAAAATCCAACTCATCGCGTTATTGAAGACATTTTGAAGGAACACGGACCCCTTCCCACAGCCAGGTTCAGTTATTTAGAGGTTAAGAAAATGACCAACTCTTTCAGAAACAAATTAGGGCAAGGGGGATTCGGTAGCGTATACAAAGGGAAATTACATGATGGATGTGTTGTTGCAGTGAAAGTTTTAACTGTATCTAAAGGCAATGGAGAAGAATTCATCAATGAAGTTGTGAGTATTAGCAGGACTTCACATGTTAATATCATTAGACTTTTAGGATTTTGTTTTGAGAATACTCACCGCGCTCTAGTATACGAGTTTATGCCTAACGGATCTCTTGACAAGTTCATCTATGAAGACAAAATTGCATCAAAGGATGTTCATCAACTGGATTGGAAAATATTGAATGATATTGCAGCTGGCATAGCTCGTGGATTAGAGTACTTATATAGAGGCTGTAACACTAGAATTGTACATTTTGACATAAAACCTCACAACATATTACTAGACGAGGATTTCTGTCCAAAAATTGCAGATTTTGGACTTGCAAAAGTATGTCCTAGAAAAGAAAGTATGGTATCCCTATTTGGTGCCAGAGGAACTGCAGGGTATATTGCTCCAGAAGTTTTTTCCAGAAACTTTGGTGCTGTGTCACACAAGTCAGATGTTTACAGTTATGGAATGATGGTCTTAGAAATGgttggaaaaagaaagaatattaaGACAAAAGTAGACCGGTCGAGTGAAATATACTTTCCCCATTGGATTTATAATCGTCTTGAATCAAATACAGAGCTTGGTTTAGAAAATGTGAGAAATGAAAGTGAGGACGAAATGGTGAGAAAGATGACAATAGTGGGCTTGTGGTGCATACAAACTCATCCATCAACTCGACCGACCATAAGTAAAGTGGTGGAAATGTTAGAAAGTAAACTTGATTTTTTGCAAATTCCACCTAAACCATATTTGTCTTCTCCTCCAATATCTCCGACTAAGTTGTCATATGAAAGTTTATAA
- the LOC114191435 gene encoding uncharacterized protein LOC114191435, with the protein MLSAGHVYSEYATNFLQDADSKSNTHHVVEFDRNTTRFRVEEMVNPREVRPIGKFVVRLDERWCDCGKFQKLHLPCSHVIAASKHAHHDFSIYISPHYRLDVIVKVYDNLFGELRHEEYWPPYQGLQVWPHPTTKRTEKGRPKSSRIRTRWTLGKEDNQESVPIVELKDTQEIIVLITLHFHDLHQTT; encoded by the coding sequence ATGCTCAGTGCTGGTCATGTGTATTCTGAATATGCGACGAACTTCCTACAAGATGCGGACTCCAAGTCCAACACGCATCACGTCGttgaatttgatagaaataCCACAAGATTTAGAGTGGAGGAGATGGTCAATCCCAGAGAGGTTCGTCCGATAGGAAAATTTGTAGTCAGGTTAGATGAAAGGTGGTGCGATTGTGGAAAGTTTCAAAAACTACATCTACCATGTTCACATGTTATTGCAGCTTCCAAGCATGCACATCACGACTTCAGCATATACATAAGTCCACATTACAGGCTGGATGTCATCGTCAAAGTATATGACAATTTATTTGGCGAGTTAAGACATGAAGAATATTGGCCACCATACCAAGGGCTACAGGTTTGGCCTCATCCTACCACAAAAAGGACTGAGAAGGGTCGTCCTAAATCAAGTAGAATTAGGACGAGATGGACATTAGGGAAGGAAGACAATCAAGAAAGTGTTCCTATTGTAGAACTGAAGGACACACAAGAAATCATTGTCCTAATAACCCTGCACTTTCATGATCTGCATCAAACCACTTAG